One region of Kytococcus sedentarius DSM 20547 genomic DNA includes:
- a CDS encoding HNH endonuclease signature motif containing protein translates to MAMTTTASTQSTTDDAVAVAREAFAAVHTAADHALAAVAALGSTDLPLDVATLEWLVQEAQRVVNRHDRIRIRALDVVRRTREAGGSHHDNDAQFTAGRTHTDPRGAARDTHLAKALGNQPPTPPPNGPKGAPPAGPEGAGELGDGTHGDHGPGGAPGDAPDTGADGADGVLSPTAAAWDAGLITREHALIITGALDDLPEHLTDGQRLTVEEGLVAKAQQVNPATLRKAAKRALEALDLPDAEVDAHHDQLLHNQERAAWDAASFWMRDNHDGTWFGQFTLPELQAHMLKKALEALTNPRRRTNHPNNPKAGNGAAEGGVAPTGAGMAAPTGDGRFDRAVRDQQRGQALAELIDHLPTDQLGTKINATVLIRTDLATLRGETDRAGITDTGTEISTSELRRLASNAGLIPIVMNGTTIPLDLGRQRRFFTDSQRAALALVYDTCAAGDCDRPFAWCEIHHAQPWKPVHGPDGQLLHPGAGKTDLTNAIPLCGKHHRQLTDHRLTHTIHRDHHGKAAITYTWRKPGDPWNTSDPWNQATPPTAPPHQPPQGTSDPPPRATTPPTPGTRAWPTPDTRP, encoded by the coding sequence ATGGCCATGACCACAACCGCGTCGACCCAGTCGACGACCGATGATGCCGTCGCGGTAGCCCGGGAAGCCTTCGCGGCCGTGCACACCGCCGCCGACCACGCCCTGGCCGCGGTCGCGGCACTGGGGTCGACCGACCTGCCGTTGGACGTGGCGACCTTGGAGTGGCTCGTCCAGGAAGCCCAACGCGTGGTCAACCGGCACGACCGGATCAGGATCCGCGCCCTGGATGTGGTGCGTCGTACCCGGGAGGCTGGCGGGTCGCACCACGACAACGACGCCCAGTTCACCGCCGGACGCACCCACACCGACCCCCGAGGCGCCGCCCGCGACACCCACCTCGCCAAAGCCCTCGGCAACCAACCCCCCACACCCCCGCCAAACGGTCCCAAGGGCGCTCCCCCGGCGGGCCCTGAAGGTGCAGGCGAGCTCGGCGACGGCACGCACGGCGACCACGGCCCGGGCGGCGCACCCGGTGACGCGCCGGATACGGGTGCTGATGGTGCTGATGGTGTTTTGTCGCCGACGGCTGCGGCTTGGGACGCCGGGCTGATCACCCGCGAGCACGCACTGATCATCACCGGCGCTCTGGACGACCTGCCCGAGCACCTCACCGACGGGCAGCGCCTGACCGTCGAAGAAGGGCTGGTCGCCAAGGCCCAACAGGTCAACCCCGCCACCCTGCGCAAGGCAGCCAAACGAGCCCTGGAAGCACTCGACCTGCCCGACGCCGAGGTCGACGCCCACCACGACCAGCTCCTGCACAACCAAGAACGCGCAGCGTGGGACGCCGCGAGCTTCTGGATGCGCGACAACCACGACGGGACCTGGTTCGGACAGTTCACCCTGCCCGAACTCCAAGCCCACATGCTCAAGAAAGCCCTCGAAGCCCTCACCAACCCCCGCCGCCGCACGAACCACCCCAACAACCCCAAGGCGGGCAATGGCGCAGCCGAAGGCGGCGTCGCGCCGACGGGAGCTGGCATGGCCGCACCGACGGGTGATGGTCGGTTCGACCGGGCAGTGCGTGACCAGCAGCGCGGACAAGCACTGGCCGAGCTCATCGACCACCTGCCCACCGACCAGCTCGGCACCAAGATCAACGCCACCGTGCTGATCCGCACCGACCTGGCCACCCTCCGCGGCGAAACAGACCGGGCCGGGATCACCGACACCGGCACCGAGATCTCCACCAGCGAACTACGCCGCCTGGCCAGCAACGCCGGACTCATCCCCATCGTCATGAACGGCACCACCATCCCCCTGGACCTCGGAAGGCAACGCCGGTTCTTCACAGACTCCCAACGAGCAGCCCTGGCACTGGTCTACGACACCTGCGCCGCCGGCGACTGCGACCGACCCTTCGCCTGGTGCGAAATCCACCACGCCCAACCCTGGAAACCCGTCCACGGACCCGACGGACAACTCCTCCACCCCGGCGCAGGCAAAACCGACCTCACCAACGCCATCCCCCTGTGCGGCAAACACCACCGCCAACTCACCGACCACCGCCTGACCCACACCATCCACCGCGACCACCACGGCAAAGCCGCCATCACCTACACCTGGCGCAAACCCGGAGACCCCTGGAACACCAGCGACCCCTGGAACCAGGCCACACCACCCACCGCACCCCCCCACCAACCCCCGCAAGGAACCAGTGACCCCCCGCCCCGGGCCACCACCCCACCGACCCCCGGCACCCGCGCCTGGCCGACCCCAGACACCCGTCCATGA
- a CDS encoding dipeptidase — protein MTDIAAVRSMLREFPLVDGHNDLPWRLHALSQADAESTDLTVADIGAGTLGTATQTHTDLPRLLDGGIGAQFWSVFVPAHLSGDDAVSMTLEQIDRVRALVEMFPDRLELADTAADVRRIHASGRIASLMGAEGGHSINNSLATLRILRELGVRYMTLTHNSNVDWADSATDDENIGGLSRFGTEVVAEMNRIGMLVDLSHVSAGTMRDALAASRAPVVFTHSGARSVTDHPRNVPDDVLDRLASNGGVCMATFVPSFVNQGAADHRFEREDAARAAGLEPTSDGWHPFLDRYMEEHPPPVATMDDVVAHIEHLREVAGIDHIGLGGDYDGTPTLPEGLEDVTGYPRLLAALADRGWSRDDLEKLAGANILRVLEAADTVADVLSDEPGRRWRIEQLDS, from the coding sequence ATGACTGACATCGCTGCCGTGCGTTCCATGCTGCGCGAGTTCCCACTCGTCGACGGCCACAACGACCTTCCGTGGCGGCTGCACGCCCTGTCGCAGGCCGATGCCGAGTCGACCGATCTGACCGTCGCCGACATCGGAGCCGGGACCCTGGGGACGGCCACGCAGACCCACACCGACCTGCCTCGCCTGCTGGACGGCGGCATCGGTGCGCAGTTCTGGAGCGTGTTCGTCCCGGCCCACCTCTCCGGTGACGACGCCGTCTCCATGACCCTGGAGCAGATCGACCGGGTGCGCGCCCTGGTCGAGATGTTCCCCGACCGCCTCGAGCTGGCAGACACGGCCGCCGACGTGCGCCGCATCCACGCGTCGGGCCGCATCGCGAGCCTCATGGGTGCTGAGGGCGGCCACAGCATCAACAACTCCCTGGCGACGCTCCGCATCCTGCGTGAGCTCGGGGTGCGGTACATGACCCTGACCCACAACAGCAATGTCGACTGGGCGGACAGCGCGACCGACGACGAGAACATCGGCGGGCTGAGCCGCTTCGGCACCGAGGTGGTGGCCGAGATGAACCGGATCGGCATGCTCGTGGACCTTTCGCACGTCTCGGCAGGCACGATGCGGGACGCTCTGGCCGCCTCCCGCGCCCCCGTCGTGTTCACCCACTCCGGTGCGCGCTCGGTCACTGACCACCCGCGCAACGTCCCCGATGACGTCCTGGACCGCTTGGCCTCGAACGGTGGCGTCTGCATGGCGACCTTCGTGCCCAGCTTCGTCAACCAGGGCGCCGCGGACCACCGCTTCGAGCGGGAGGACGCTGCCCGGGCTGCGGGCCTCGAACCCACCTCCGACGGATGGCACCCCTTCCTCGACCGGTACATGGAGGAGCACCCGCCCCCCGTGGCCACGATGGACGACGTGGTGGCACACATCGAGCACCTGCGTGAGGTCGCGGGGATCGACCACATCGGGCTCGGCGGCGACTATGACGGCACGCCCACCCTGCCCGAGGGTCTCGAGGACGTGACCGGCTACCCACGCCTGCTGGCCGCGCTGGCGGACCGCGGATGGAGCCGGGACGACCTGGAGAAGCTCGCGGGGGCCAACATCCTGCGTGTGCTCGAGGCTGCGGACACCGTGGCCGACGTGTTGAGCGACGAGCCCGGGCGGCGGTGGCGCATCGAGCAGCTGGACAGCTGA
- a CDS encoding ion channel — translation MYRNTVRPPTPWHVKVRRGIAANPSAVLLVVQLLSIIAYPFTTESGPGRLTLALLGLLVLVLALRAVRRTPMLTWVGVLVGGPAAVLTVWEVIAPDNDAVYLASMVFHAIFYFYVVFALLVYMFADNWVTSDELWATGATFTVAVWAFAYTYGAVQAIWPGSFAAPHGEQLSWFELIFLSATTMTGTGLSDIAPAGNHARSFIILEELAGMNYVALVVARLLGLTLAKFRGR, via the coding sequence ATGTACCGCAACACGGTGCGTCCGCCGACGCCGTGGCACGTCAAGGTGCGGCGAGGCATCGCTGCCAACCCGTCGGCAGTGCTGTTGGTGGTGCAGCTGCTCAGCATCATCGCGTACCCGTTCACGACCGAGTCCGGTCCGGGGCGGCTGACGCTCGCGCTGCTCGGGCTGCTGGTGCTGGTGCTGGCCCTGCGGGCAGTCCGACGGACGCCCATGCTCACCTGGGTGGGTGTGCTGGTGGGTGGCCCGGCCGCGGTGCTGACGGTGTGGGAAGTGATCGCGCCGGACAACGACGCGGTCTACCTGGCCTCGATGGTCTTCCACGCGATCTTCTACTTCTACGTGGTGTTCGCGCTGCTGGTCTACATGTTCGCGGACAACTGGGTCACCAGCGACGAGTTGTGGGCCACCGGAGCGACGTTCACCGTGGCGGTGTGGGCCTTTGCCTACACCTACGGTGCGGTGCAGGCGATCTGGCCGGGGTCGTTCGCTGCTCCCCACGGCGAGCAGTTGAGCTGGTTCGAGCTGATCTTCCTGTCGGCGACGACCATGACCGGCACCGGGCTGTCCGACATCGCCCCGGCTGGCAACCACGCCCGGTCGTTCATCATCCTCGAGGAGCTGGCGGGCATGAACTACGTGGCCCTGGTGGTCGCGCGCCTCCTAGGCCTGACCCTGGCCAAGTTCCGCGGCCGCTGA
- a CDS encoding FtsK/SpoIIIE family DNA translocase: MADSRTRRSSSAPRNAPRSGGSRRRAETETSTRSAGTGTRSRSGTAAGSRASGAKAPGAKASGAKGAGSKASAKGSGARAAGSRGSGARTTSRGTSGGAGGGTGLLGRAVTGLWNGVTGVVGGAVRSVGGSARGLERDHARDGVAFLLLALAVIVALREWWGLSGALGGAIHAVAAGTFGLVAMAVPLLLAWAGVHMMRRPADSADNARLMVGSIAAVFAACGLTHAVQGFPDATHGLAQVRAGGGMLGYLIANPLRVGLTGIGAVVVLALLALFALLVLTATPVHRIPERLADLGDSLFHTGHPDDEDVERDSRGLPRRTRADEDDDAAPSRSRRRRREVVEDESIPFDQAAEVDDSSRRPVRTARRTRKADAGSREDERAATRALEVQGGSIDDGGDPASGGAKPSRPGARPGVRPGAKPGARPAAAQGDSDPVPPPTTQLPQRVEQLALSGDITYTLPDTALLKPGTPHKERSAANDAVVAALTNTFEEFNVDAVVAGFTRGPTVTRYEIELGPGVKVERITALSKNISYAVASAEVRILSPIPGKSAIGIEIPNTDRENVSLGDVLRSEKARNHTHPMVMGVGKDVEGGYVIANLAKMPHLLVAGATGSGKSSFVNSMITSILVRATPEEVRMVLVDPKRVELTAYEGIPHLITPIITSPKKAAEALQWVVREMDQRYDDLANYGYKHIDEFNKAVRSGKVKVPEGSQRDLQPYPYLLVVVDELADLMMVAPRDVEESVVRITQLARAAGIHLVLATQRPSVDVVTGLIKANVPSRMAFATSSLADSRVVLDQPGAEKLIGQGDALFLPMGASRTLRVQGAWVNESEIEDVVAHVKGQLAPNYREDVQQAAPSKGIDEDIGDDLDVLLQATELVVNTQFGSTSMLQRKLRVGFAKAGRLMDLMESREIVGPSEGSKARDVLVRPEDLPATLARLKGQEPEEDREAAAGSGQGGQAEDSLGDDASSDDEGSYDGYEDGAADHDARGGAAGGAAGRGSGDHGAASDGSVRGMRDRYAGVDVGEHAVSSEDDEDDDEDAWQLTGR; this comes from the coding sequence GTGGCAGATTCCCGCACCCGTCGCTCGTCCTCGGCCCCTCGCAACGCCCCGCGTTCCGGTGGGTCCAGGCGCCGTGCCGAGACGGAGACCAGCACACGCTCGGCCGGCACCGGGACGCGTTCCCGCTCCGGGACGGCGGCGGGCTCGCGTGCGTCCGGCGCGAAGGCGCCCGGAGCCAAGGCCTCGGGTGCGAAGGGTGCCGGCTCGAAGGCGTCGGCCAAGGGGTCCGGGGCGCGTGCCGCCGGCTCCCGGGGCTCCGGTGCCCGCACGACCAGCCGTGGCACGTCCGGCGGCGCCGGCGGCGGGACCGGTCTGCTCGGCCGTGCCGTGACCGGCCTCTGGAACGGTGTGACCGGCGTGGTCGGGGGAGCCGTCCGCAGCGTGGGCGGGTCCGCCCGGGGCCTCGAGCGCGACCACGCCCGCGACGGGGTGGCCTTCCTCCTGCTCGCGCTCGCCGTCATCGTCGCCCTGCGCGAGTGGTGGGGCCTGTCCGGGGCGCTGGGCGGTGCCATCCACGCGGTGGCCGCCGGTACCTTCGGCCTAGTGGCCATGGCGGTGCCCCTGTTGCTGGCCTGGGCCGGAGTGCACATGATGCGACGGCCCGCCGACTCCGCCGACAACGCCCGCCTGATGGTGGGCTCGATCGCCGCGGTGTTCGCCGCCTGCGGGCTCACCCACGCCGTGCAGGGCTTCCCCGACGCCACCCACGGCCTGGCCCAGGTGCGCGCCGGTGGCGGCATGCTCGGCTACCTCATCGCGAACCCGCTGCGGGTGGGGCTCACCGGCATCGGTGCCGTGGTGGTGCTGGCGCTGCTGGCCCTGTTCGCGCTGCTGGTGCTGACTGCCACGCCCGTGCATCGCATCCCCGAGCGCCTCGCGGACCTGGGTGACTCGCTCTTCCACACCGGCCACCCCGACGACGAGGACGTGGAGCGGGACTCCCGCGGCCTGCCGCGTCGCACCCGCGCCGACGAGGACGACGACGCGGCGCCCAGCCGGTCGCGTCGCCGCCGGCGCGAGGTGGTCGAGGACGAGAGCATTCCGTTCGACCAGGCCGCGGAGGTGGACGACTCCTCGCGCCGTCCGGTGCGGACCGCGCGCCGCACCCGCAAGGCCGATGCGGGGTCGCGCGAGGACGAGCGCGCTGCCACCCGGGCGCTGGAGGTCCAGGGTGGGTCGATCGACGACGGCGGCGACCCCGCATCGGGCGGTGCCAAGCCCTCCCGCCCGGGGGCCCGTCCCGGCGTGCGGCCCGGCGCCAAGCCGGGTGCGCGGCCCGCTGCGGCCCAGGGCGACTCCGACCCCGTGCCCCCGCCGACCACCCAGCTCCCGCAGCGGGTGGAGCAGCTGGCCCTCTCGGGTGACATTACGTACACGCTCCCGGACACGGCCTTGCTCAAGCCGGGGACGCCGCACAAGGAGCGCTCCGCCGCGAACGATGCCGTGGTGGCGGCGCTGACGAACACCTTCGAGGAGTTCAACGTCGACGCCGTGGTGGCGGGCTTCACCCGTGGCCCCACCGTGACGCGCTACGAGATCGAGCTCGGCCCGGGCGTGAAGGTCGAGCGCATCACCGCGCTGAGCAAGAACATCTCCTATGCCGTCGCCTCGGCGGAGGTGCGGATCCTCTCGCCGATCCCCGGCAAGTCCGCCATTGGCATCGAGATCCCGAACACCGACCGCGAGAACGTGTCGCTGGGTGACGTGCTGCGCAGCGAGAAGGCGCGCAACCACACCCACCCGATGGTCATGGGCGTGGGCAAGGACGTCGAGGGCGGCTACGTCATCGCCAACCTCGCGAAGATGCCCCACCTGCTGGTGGCCGGTGCCACGGGCTCGGGAAAGTCGAGCTTCGTGAACTCGATGATCACCTCCATCCTCGTGCGCGCGACGCCGGAGGAGGTGCGGATGGTGCTCGTGGACCCCAAGCGGGTGGAACTCACCGCCTACGAGGGGATCCCGCACCTCATCACGCCCATCATCACCAGCCCGAAGAAGGCCGCCGAGGCCCTGCAGTGGGTGGTGCGCGAGATGGACCAGCGCTACGACGACCTCGCGAACTACGGCTACAAGCACATCGACGAGTTCAACAAGGCCGTGCGCTCGGGCAAGGTCAAGGTGCCCGAGGGTTCGCAGCGCGACCTGCAGCCCTATCCCTACCTGCTCGTGGTCGTGGACGAGCTCGCCGACCTGATGATGGTGGCCCCGCGCGACGTCGAGGAGTCGGTCGTGCGCATCACGCAGCTGGCGCGTGCGGCCGGCATCCACCTGGTGCTGGCCACCCAGCGCCCGTCGGTGGACGTGGTGACGGGTCTCATCAAGGCCAATGTGCCCAGCCGGATGGCGTTCGCGACCTCGTCGCTGGCCGACTCCCGCGTGGTGCTCGACCAGCCCGGTGCCGAGAAGCTCATCGGGCAGGGTGACGCCCTCTTCCTGCCGATGGGGGCGAGCCGCACCCTGCGCGTGCAGGGCGCCTGGGTGAACGAGTCCGAGATCGAGGACGTCGTCGCCCACGTGAAGGGGCAGCTGGCGCCGAACTACCGCGAGGACGTGCAGCAGGCCGCGCCGAGCAAGGGGATCGACGAGGACATCGGCGACGACCTCGACGTGCTGCTGCAGGCGACCGAGCTGGTGGTGAACACCCAGTTCGGGTCCACCTCGATGCTGCAGCGCAAGCTCCGTGTCGGGTTCGCCAAGGCCGGGCGCCTGATGGACCTGATGGAGTCCCGCGAGATCGTCGGGCCCTCGGAGGGTTCGAAGGCGCGTGACGTGCTGGTGCGTCCGGAGGACCTGCCGGCCACGCTGGCGCGGTTGAAGGGCCAGGAGCCCGAGGAGGACCGAGAGGCGGCGGCCGGGAGCGGCCAGGGCGGCCAGGCCGAGGACAGCCTCGGTGACGACGCGTCTTCGGACGATGAGGGCTCCTACGACGGATACGAGGACGGCGCTGCCGACCACGATGCCCGTGGCGGTGCTGCGGGCGGGGCCGCTGGCCGTGGGAGCGGCGACCACGGCGCGGCATCCGATGGATCGGTCCGGGGCATGCGTGACCGCTACGCCGGGGTGGACGTCGGGGAGCACGCGGTTTCGTCCGAGGACGACGAGGATGACGACGAAGACGCCTGGCAGTTGACGGGACGCTGA
- a CDS encoding transposase — MSEGTALKAPLRERRFVVTADQQSSRHRADAVPGMLGVLSDLPGAPTADGGLVFDRAAGDEIQGLVTSGAAVVEVVQALLRTGGWRIGIGLGPVEEPLPTSVREARGPAFIAARRAVERSHRCPQPVALDANTGVDAELDAPESSPLRHAETALWLWAAVLARRTDEGWEVAELMQAASTQKEVAATLGVSASAVSQRLRTAGWVESRRGAALVAALLEAAHDDCATLGADAARSDAAQCGETTSDAPAGEETA; from the coding sequence ATGAGTGAAGGCACAGCACTGAAGGCTCCGTTGCGGGAGCGTCGGTTCGTCGTGACCGCCGACCAGCAGTCCTCCCGCCACCGCGCCGACGCCGTGCCCGGGATGCTCGGCGTGCTCTCGGACCTGCCCGGCGCCCCCACCGCTGACGGGGGGCTGGTCTTCGACCGCGCCGCCGGCGACGAGATCCAGGGGCTGGTGACCTCGGGGGCGGCGGTCGTGGAGGTCGTGCAGGCGCTGCTGCGCACGGGCGGGTGGCGCATCGGCATCGGCCTGGGGCCCGTGGAGGAGCCGCTGCCCACCTCGGTCCGCGAGGCCCGCGGCCCGGCCTTCATCGCCGCCCGGCGGGCCGTGGAGCGCAGCCACCGCTGCCCGCAGCCCGTCGCCCTGGACGCGAACACCGGTGTCGATGCGGAGCTCGACGCCCCGGAGTCCTCCCCCCTGCGCCACGCCGAGACGGCGCTCTGGCTGTGGGCGGCCGTGTTGGCGCGCCGGACCGACGAGGGGTGGGAGGTCGCCGAGCTGATGCAGGCCGCGTCGACCCAGAAGGAGGTGGCAGCGACCCTCGGCGTCTCGGCGAGCGCGGTCAGCCAGCGGCTGCGCACGGCCGGCTGGGTGGAGTCCCGGCGCGGGGCCGCCCTGGTCGCCGCTCTCCTGGAGGCTGCACACGACGACTGTGCGACGCTGGGCGCCGACGCGGCACGGTCCGACGCAGCGCAGTGCGGTGAGACGACCAGCGACGCCCCGGCTGGCGAGGAGACGGCATGA
- a CDS encoding L,D-transpeptidase family protein: protein MSRTTLPTITRRQAVTGAAAVAATGATGLAAASSASAAYQVQRRTLRKGDRNDDVLYFQRKIRSAGFWAGTPDGVYGAQTEQAVWAVQKAYGLRRDGVVGNSTWLAAIRQPRIPVKTTKGRYIEIDLDRQLLFYVVDGQVKQVHNTSTGNGKGYWYNKKWYPHAKTPRGTWRSMWNTDSGWRVGQLGRMWRPYFFAPGGYAIHGSTFIPPYPDSHGCARLSVSAMNHMIATGAIRSDRDITVYGTGPNQDPLGGRFGAGTSSAPQHVVELGLTDVRSTI, encoded by the coding sequence ATGTCCCGCACCACACTTCCCACCATCACCCGTCGTCAGGCGGTCACGGGCGCTGCGGCGGTCGCTGCGACCGGCGCCACGGGCCTCGCTGCGGCGTCCAGCGCGTCGGCGGCCTACCAGGTGCAGCGGCGCACGCTGCGCAAGGGGGACCGCAACGACGACGTGCTGTACTTCCAGCGCAAGATCCGCTCGGCCGGTTTCTGGGCCGGGACGCCGGACGGCGTCTACGGCGCGCAGACCGAGCAGGCCGTCTGGGCCGTGCAGAAGGCCTACGGGCTGCGCCGCGACGGCGTGGTCGGCAACTCCACCTGGCTGGCGGCCATCCGCCAGCCGCGGATCCCGGTGAAGACCACCAAGGGCCGCTACATCGAGATCGACCTCGACCGACAGCTGCTCTTCTACGTGGTCGACGGCCAGGTCAAGCAGGTGCACAACACGTCCACCGGCAACGGCAAGGGCTACTGGTACAACAAGAAGTGGTACCCGCACGCCAAGACGCCGCGTGGCACCTGGCGCAGCATGTGGAACACGGACTCCGGATGGCGCGTCGGCCAGCTGGGACGCATGTGGCGCCCGTACTTCTTCGCGCCGGGTGGCTACGCCATCCACGGCTCCACGTTCATCCCGCCGTACCCGGACAGCCACGGCTGCGCCCGGTTGTCGGTGTCGGCCATGAACCACATGATTGCCACGGGCGCGATCCGCTCGGACCGCGACATCACGGTCTACGGCACCGGCCCCAACCAGGACCCGCTGGGTGGCCGCTTCGGGGCAGGGACCTCGTCCGCGCCGCAGCACGTCGTCGAGCTGGGCCTGACGGACGTCCGCAGCACCATCTGA
- a CDS encoding 3-hydroxyacyl-CoA dehydrogenase NAD-binding domain-containing protein, whose protein sequence is MTQIASVGIVGLGTMGAGIVEVFARGGLRVVGVEMSPELAERGRGLLEKSTARAVEKGKLDEADRAGILDAVTFTADLADLAEVDLVVEAVPEKMAIKHDIFGKLDAATKPEAILATNTSSLSVTEIASGTQRRNRVVGMHFFNPAPVQKLVEVIHTPTTDDDAVAAVAELATRLGKEPVVVADRAGFVANHLLYGYMNRSGQLYFDGAVSAEDLDTAMHVGAGLPMGPLTLMDMVGLDVCNGIGGVIHSLTHKAMHAPSYELATMVNAGLLGRKSGAGFHPYSEEARAAAAQSADDAAAPARDVSVVGVIGAGDAAGELAEAFSGAGLEVLRIEEAGDDLSVLSRAQVVVEAAELVESTEVDWDELDDEELEEDAALVELDALFLELGRVLEPDAVIVSLTADSTVDLAVTSGRHMASLRAVLHEATPYGRLIEFGRITTTAPEVEATVRALVQRAGLTPVVVRDQPGLVVEWLLVPFLNEAVLMAQSGYASSEDIDTAMVHGCGYPMGPFALLDHLGAAHVLDVQSELFGATQEPGLAPAASLVDHAVLDLPFGA, encoded by the coding sequence ATGACGCAGATCGCATCGGTGGGAATTGTCGGACTGGGCACCATGGGCGCCGGGATCGTGGAGGTCTTCGCGCGCGGAGGCCTGCGCGTGGTCGGCGTGGAGATGAGCCCCGAGCTGGCCGAGCGCGGCCGCGGGTTGCTGGAGAAGTCCACCGCCCGCGCCGTGGAGAAGGGCAAGCTGGACGAGGCGGACCGCGCCGGCATCCTCGATGCGGTGACCTTCACCGCCGACCTGGCGGACCTCGCCGAGGTGGACCTGGTGGTCGAGGCGGTGCCCGAGAAGATGGCGATCAAGCACGACATCTTCGGCAAGCTCGATGCCGCCACCAAGCCCGAGGCGATCCTCGCCACGAACACCTCCAGCCTGTCGGTCACCGAGATCGCCTCCGGCACGCAGCGCCGCAACCGCGTGGTCGGGATGCACTTCTTCAACCCCGCGCCGGTGCAGAAGCTCGTGGAGGTCATCCACACACCGACCACCGACGACGACGCCGTGGCCGCCGTGGCCGAGCTCGCCACCCGCCTGGGCAAGGAGCCCGTGGTGGTGGCCGACCGGGCCGGCTTCGTGGCCAACCACCTGCTCTACGGCTACATGAACCGCTCCGGCCAGCTGTACTTCGACGGCGCGGTGAGCGCCGAGGACCTCGACACCGCGATGCACGTGGGCGCCGGGCTGCCGATGGGGCCGCTCACCCTCATGGACATGGTCGGGCTGGACGTGTGCAACGGCATCGGCGGGGTCATCCACTCGCTGACCCACAAGGCCATGCATGCGCCCTCCTACGAGCTGGCCACGATGGTGAACGCCGGCCTGCTGGGCCGCAAGAGCGGCGCGGGCTTCCACCCGTACTCCGAGGAGGCCCGGGCGGCCGCCGCGCAGTCCGCCGATGACGCCGCCGCGCCGGCCCGCGACGTGTCCGTCGTGGGCGTGATCGGCGCAGGGGACGCAGCCGGGGAGCTCGCGGAGGCCTTCTCGGGCGCGGGGCTGGAGGTGCTCCGCATCGAGGAGGCCGGCGACGACCTCTCCGTGCTGTCGCGCGCGCAGGTGGTCGTCGAGGCCGCCGAGCTGGTCGAGTCCACCGAGGTGGACTGGGACGAGCTCGACGACGAGGAGCTCGAGGAGGACGCCGCCCTGGTGGAGCTCGACGCGCTCTTCCTGGAGCTGGGCCGCGTGCTGGAGCCCGATGCGGTGATCGTGTCCCTGACCGCGGACTCCACCGTGGACCTCGCGGTCACCAGCGGGCGCCACATGGCCTCGCTGCGGGCGGTGCTCCACGAGGCCACGCCGTACGGTCGCCTCATCGAGTTCGGGCGGATCACGACCACGGCGCCCGAGGTGGAGGCCACGGTCCGTGCCCTGGTGCAGAGGGCCGGGTTGACGCCCGTGGTGGTGCGGGACCAGCCGGGGCTCGTGGTCGAATGGCTGCTGGTGCCCTTCCTCAACGAGGCGGTGCTCATGGCGCAGTCGGGCTACGCCAGCTCCGAGGACATCGATACCGCGATGGTCCACGGCTGTGGCTACCCGATGGGGCCGTTCGCCCTGCTCGACCACCTCGGTGCCGCCCACGTGCTCGACGTGCAGTCCGAGCTGTTCGGGGCCACGCAGGAGCCGGGCCTGGCGCCCGCCGCCAGCCTGGTGGACCACGCGGTGCTGGACCTGCCCTTCGGCGCCTGA
- the nucS gene encoding endonuclease NucS codes for MRLVIARCQVDYSGALTAHLPLATRLLVVKADGSVLVHSDGGSYKPLNWMSPPCVLVESDPSDEQADAGVERVWTVTHTKSGEQLVIEIHEVLEELQRDLGVDPGLVKDGVEAQLQALLAEHVTTLGEGWRLVRREWMTPIGPVDLLCKDDHGRTVAVEIKRRGGIDGVEQLTRYLELLNRDPHLAPVQGVFAAQVIRPQARTLAEDRGIRCVTLDYDALRGLDDAEGKLF; via the coding sequence GTGCGACTCGTGATTGCCCGCTGCCAGGTCGACTACTCCGGCGCGTTGACCGCCCACCTGCCCCTGGCCACCCGCCTGCTGGTGGTGAAGGCCGACGGCTCGGTGCTGGTGCACTCCGACGGCGGCTCCTACAAGCCCCTGAACTGGATGAGCCCGCCGTGCGTGCTCGTGGAGTCCGACCCCAGCGACGAGCAGGCCGATGCGGGCGTGGAGCGGGTCTGGACCGTCACCCACACCAAGTCCGGCGAACAGCTGGTGATCGAGATCCACGAGGTCCTCGAGGAACTGCAGCGCGACCTCGGCGTGGACCCCGGACTGGTCAAGGACGGTGTGGAGGCGCAGCTGCAGGCCCTGCTGGCCGAGCACGTCACGACGCTCGGCGAGGGGTGGCGGCTGGTCCGCCGCGAGTGGATGACCCCCATCGGGCCGGTCGACCTGCTCTGCAAGGACGACCACGGGCGCACCGTCGCCGTGGAGATCAAGCGCCGCGGCGGCATCGACGGGGTGGAGCAGCTGACCCGCTACCTCGAGCTGCTCAACCGCGACCCGCACCTGGCCCCGGTGCAGGGCGTGTTCGCCGCCCAGGTGATCCGGCCGCAGGCGCGCACGCTGGCCGAGGACCGCGGCATCCGTTGCGTGACCCTGGACTACGACGCCCTGCGCGGCCTGGACGACGCCGAGGGCAAGCTGTTCTGA